A genomic region of Populus nigra chromosome 11, ddPopNigr1.1, whole genome shotgun sequence contains the following coding sequences:
- the LOC133668518 gene encoding uncharacterized protein LOC133668518 — MNVYKACGVLVFFTFVLPIVKSKEQLSSRECEDLGFTGLALCSDCNTLAEYVKNQELVSDCLKCCTEDSDDSISKITYSGAIIEVCMRKLVFYPEIVGFIEEEKDQFPTVKVQYLFNSPPKLIMLDDEGQHKETIRIDNWKREHVLQFLQEKVKPASAI, encoded by the exons ATGAATGTGTATAAAGCTTGTGGAGTGTTggtgttttttacttttgttttaccAATTGTGAAATCAAAAGAGCAATTGAGTTCAAGAGAATGTGAGGATCTGGGATTCACAGGACTTGCACTCTGCTCAGATTGCAATACTTTAGCTGAGTATGTTAAAAACCAAG AGTTGGTGTCTGACTGTTTGAAGTGTTGCACAGAGGATTCTGATGATTCCATAAGCAAG ATTACCTACTCTGGTGCAATAATAGAGGTTTGCATGAGGAAATTGGTTTTCTATCCTGAAATTGTTGGTTTCATTGAAGAAGAGAAGGATCAATTTCCCACCGTTAAAGTCCAATATCTTTTCAATTCTCCACCAAAGTTGATCATGCTGGATGATGAGGGTCAGCATAAGGAAACCATTAG AATTGACAATTGGAAACGTGAACACGTGCTTCAGTTCTTGCAGGAGAAGGTTAAGCCTGCTTCAGCAATCTAA